The following DNA comes from Limnobacter sp. SAORIC-580.
CATGCTGGAAATTGTGGTGCCAGAACTGAAACACCACGATTGCTGTGACCACGACCATGGGCATGGTCACGATCATGGGCACTCGCATGCGCATGAACACAAGCATGGTCCGGATTGCGGCCACGACCACTAAGCAACAACACCTAGCAGCAACATTGCAGCAAGAGGATTTCCAGGCATGAGAGACGCACAAGCACCCATCACCTTTTATCGCAAGGACTACACCGCGCCGAACTACAAAATCAGTCGCACTGATTTGACGTTCACGCTGAACCCTTCGCGCACCAAGGTGGCAAGTCGCCTGGAATTTGAAGTGTGGGACCATTCAAACCCTGACAACCTTCCACTTGAACTGGATGGGGAAGACCTTGAGCTGGATCAGGTGTTGCTCAATGGTGAAAAGCTGGACGCCACTTGCTACACTCAAAGCCACACGGGCCTGACCATTCACAACCCTGGTCGCGAAGGCGTTCTGGAAATTACCGTTTACATTCAACCCGACCAAAACACCCGGCTTGAAGGTTTGTATGTGTCCAACGGCAATTTTTTCACGCAATGCGAAGCCCAGGGTTTCAGGCGCATTACTTATTTTTCTGATCGCCCGGATGTTCTTAGCCAATTCACAGTCACGCTGATTGCCAACGAGGCCACGCACCCGGTCAGTTTGTCCAATGGCAACTTGATTGAAGAAAAAAAACTGGGCGAAGGCTTGCACATGACTCGCTGGGAAGACCCATTTCCCAAGCCTGCTTACCTGTTTGCCTTGGTGGCCGGTCGCTTTGTGTGCCAGGAAGAAACAGTGAAAAAAGGCGACGGCAAGCCAGCATTGTTGCAAGTCTGGGTTGAGCCAGGCAACCTGGATAAAACCGACTTTGCCATGCAAAGCTTGAAGAAGTCGATTGACTGGGACCGTGAACGGTTTGGCCTTGAACTGGATTTGGACCGCTTCATGATTGTGGCGACCGCCGATTTCAATATGGGCGCCATGGAAAACAAGGGCTTGAATATTTTCAACACCAAGTTCGTTTTTGCCAATCCAGAATTGGCTACAGATGTTGATTTCGAAAATGTTGAAAGCGTGGTCGGCCACGAGTACTTTCACAACTGGACAGGCAACCGGGTTACCTGCCGGGACTGGTTTCAACTCTCGTTAAAAGAAGGCTTGACTGTATTTCGCGACCAGGAGTTTTCCGCAGACATGATGGCCGAAGGGCTGGATGAAGTACAGGCAGATTCTGCACGCGCGGTGAAACGGATTGAAGATGTAAAGGTGCTTCGCGCCGCACAGTTTCCGGAGGATGCCGGCCCTATGGCGCATCCCATACGACCCGACAGTTATCAGGAAATCAATAATTTTTACACCGTGACGGTGTATGAAAAAGGCGCTGAAGTTATTCGCATGCAGCACACCCTGCTGGGCGAACAATTGTTTCAGCGCGGGATGCAAATTTATTTTGAACGTCACGACGGCCAAGCTGTGACCTGTGAAGATTTTGTCGGCGCCATGGAAACCGCCCTGCAGGAAGCCCACCCGGAACTGGATTTGAAGCAGTTTCGCCATTGGTATTCACAGGCAGGAACCCCAGAGGTATCGGCAAGCTGGACGCAAACCAACGGCCAACTGGTATTGACCTTGAAGCAAAACTGCCGCCCTACGCCTGGCCAAGCGATCAAACCCGCCTTTCACATTCCTGTGAAATTAGGTTTTGTAGAAAAAGCCAGTGGTCGCGATGTGCCCTTGCAGCTGGAAAGCAATACGAATGCGCTACATGGCGATGTCCTTGACTTTACCGAATCCACGCAGACATTCGTGTTCACTGGCTTGGACAAACCGGTGGTGCCCTCGCTGCTTCGCAGCTTTTCCGCACCCGTTATTTTACAATCCGCGCACACTACGGATGATCTTATCTTTTTGGCGGGTCACGACAACGACCCATTCAACCGTTGGGATGCCTGCCAAAAAATTTACGGCAAAGCCATTCTGGACATTTACCTTCAGCGCGGGCTTACCGATGGCGCAAACACCCAGGCCGCTGTGCAAATTGTGGAAAACTTGCTGAAAGACAAACAGTTGTCTGACGGCTTTTTGGCTTTGGCCTTGCAATTGCCCAGTGAGGGAACACTGCTTGAGGCATTTGACGGACTGGTAGACCCAGTTGCGATGCATTTTGCACGTACCACCTTGCGCGATTTGTTGGCATGTACTTTCGGGGCAGACTTCAAGGCGATCTACGATGCACGCAATTTAACAGGGCAGCCCTACAGTTACAACGCGGTGGCCGCCAGCCAGCGTGCCTTGAAAAATGTGGCGTTGGCCTATTTGGTGGCCGCAGGCGCGGACGAAGAACTGAATGTAGCGAAGGCTCAATATGCGGCCTCCAACAACATGACGGACAGAATGGCGGCGCTTAGCAATATTGTGCACAACGGACCAGGCAACCCGCCTGAATTGGCCGAATTTTTTGAACGCTTCAACAATGAAGCGCTGGCCGTGGACAAATGGTTCATGCTGCAGGCCACCGTACCTGCCAGCAATGAAAATGTGAACACTTTGCAAACAGTGCGTGAACTGCTGAAGCACCCTTCATTCACCCTGAAGAACCCAAATCGCGCTCGCTCCCTTTTGGCTGCTTTTGCAATGCAAAACCCAAGTGTGTTTCACTCACATTCAGGTGATGGTTATGCCCTGTGGGCCGACCTTGTGATTGAGTTGAACACCATTAACCCACAAGTAGCAGCGCGCATGGCGCGTGGGCTGGACCGCTGGACCAAACTGGTGCCAGCACTGCAGGAAAAAGCACACAAGCAACTTGAACGTGTATTGGACACAGACAAGTTGTCGCCAGATGTTCGCGAAGTGATCGGCAAAGCGCTGGACGCGGCCACCCATTGATTTTGAATTGAACAGAGGACAACGATGAGTATGAATTTGGCGCAATACCTTGAACACCACGCAGATGCGCACATGGGTGTGTTGATCTCGGCCATTGCCGACGTGTCGCAATCCATTTCCGCCGCGGTTCACAAAGGAGCACTGGGCGGCGTATTGGGTAGTGCAGGTTCAGAAAACGTGCAAGGCGAAACCCAGAAAAAGCTCGACATCATCGCCAATGACATGATTCTGGATGCGCTTGCTGCAACCGGCGTAGTGGCGGGTATGGCCTCTGAGGAACTGGACGACTGCTCACCTGTACCCGGGCATTCGGATCGCCCGTTCCTGGTACTGTTCGACCCGCTGGATGGCTCCAGCAATATCGACGTGAACGTGTCGATCGGCACCATTTTCTCGGTTCTTCCCAATCCTGATGTTGGTGAAATTACCAACGAAAGCTTCCTGCAACCTGGCACCGAGCAACTGGCTGCGGGTTATGTGGTGTACGGCCCTCAAACGTCGCTGGTACTGACATTTGGCCGGGGCGTAGTGGCGTTTACACTCGACCGTGAGGCTGGCCAGTACATCCAAACCAGCGAAAGTATGGATGTGCCCGAAGACACCAAAGAATTCGCCATCAATATGTCGAATCAGCGTCACTGGTATAAACCAGTGCAGCGTTACATCGCTGAATTGCTGGAGGGAAAAACCGGCGTGCGTGGCAAGGACTTCAACATGCGATGGATTGCCTCCATGGTGGCCGATGTGCACCGAGTGTTGACCCGGGGAGGTATTTTCATGTACCCCAAAGACCTGCGCGACCCCAACAAGCCTGGCAAGCTGCGCCTGATGTATGAGGCCAACCCGATGAGTATGCTGGTGGAGCAAGCTGGCGGCAAAAGCTTCGATGCGACCCAGCGTATTCTAGACATACAGCCGACCGATTTACACCAACGCTGCGCGGTGATGCTGGGCTCGGCCAATGAAGTACAACGAGTCAGTGATTATCACAAGGATTAACTCAGCTTCGTTTGCTGGCTGATTGCCAAACTTAGTTGCCGAACTTAGTTGCCAAACTTGGCGAATTCACGCTCAGCGTCGGCTTTGCGTTTGTATTCGCGTTGTTTGGCATCAATTTCCGCCAACAGATAATAATTATCCCTCGCATACCGTTTGGCAATTTCAGCCTGTTCAATTGCTGGCAAATAGGCTTGACGTGCGTTGTAAGACTGAGCCAGAGCCATGTGGTGTTCGGCCGGCTTTCGCAAAGCCAAAGCACTTTGGGCGAGCAGATCAAAAACCTCAGGCACAGAGCGATAGGCCTGCGAAAGTTCTTTCAGGTATGCATCTGATTCCGCAAATAAACCCAAACGCTGTAAGCCCTCGGCATACAGCAGACGAACTGACATTTCACTTCTAAATTCATTTCGCAGGGAAGTCAGTTGCCCAAGCGTGACCTTTTCCTGCGCATTCAAGGCCGAGCGCTCCCGTACAGGACGCTGGTCCATGGGTGCAGAGGCCAATGGCAAGCTTACATCCATGGCCATTCTCATGCGCTGACTTTGAAGCAGCAAGGGCACCTCGGTTTTCTTGACCACAGACTGCCCGGATTTAAACAAATCGATGGCCTTTTCACTGGCCGCAAGGGCCTCCTGCTTTCGCCCCATGGAATTCAAGACCAGCGAACGGCCGTACATTAACGCCACTGGATCTTTGATACCCTCTTGCTCATTGGGTGATTCAAAAGTTCGCAAACGGTCTGCCAACTGTTGGTTGCTTCGTTCCGCAAACACAATGGACTTGACCCGGATCAGCTCAAATTCCAGGCTTGACTGATTTTGACTTCGATTCGAGCTGCTTTCCAAACCAGCCCGGTTACGAATGTCGGCAATTCGCTCGGTGGTTAGCGGGTGAGTACGCAAATAGGAAGGCGCATTGTTTTCATAAAGACGAGATGCTGTTTGCAAACGTCCAAAAAAATCCACCATGCCCTGAGTATCAAAACCGGCTTGCTGAAGAGTCAAAAACCCAACCCGATCCGCCTCCCGTTCCGCATCGCGAGAAAAGGACAATTGCTGATCAATGGAGTAACCAGCGCCTGCTGCCATGAGGCCAGAAGCTGCTTGTGGATTAGAACCCGCCACCAGCAATGCGGCAATCATGGCCGCAGTGGCGACGAGACTGGTTTGCTTTTGTTGCCCAAAACGGCGCGCAATGTGGCGCTGGG
Coding sequences within:
- a CDS encoding M48 family metallopeptidase, encoding MMRLDFRKSVASVLCSTLLLSSMLSPIAHADGLNNLPSLGDAGGAELSVQDERRLGALIMKDYRAFGAVNTDLEITAYISRLGNTIVQAASESPSNFEFFLVTDKSVNAFAMPGGYIGVHTGLIAASQTESELASVLAHEVGHVTQRHIARRFGQQKQTSLVATAAMIAALLVAGSNPQAASGLMAAGAGYSIDQQLSFSRDAEREADRVGFLTLQQAGFDTQGMVDFFGRLQTASRLYENNAPSYLRTHPLTTERIADIRNRAGLESSSNRSQNQSSLEFELIRVKSIVFAERSNQQLADRLRTFESPNEQEGIKDPVALMYGRSLVLNSMGRKQEALAASEKAIDLFKSGQSVVKKTEVPLLLQSQRMRMAMDVSLPLASAPMDQRPVRERSALNAQEKVTLGQLTSLRNEFRSEMSVRLLYAEGLQRLGLFAESDAYLKELSQAYRSVPEVFDLLAQSALALRKPAEHHMALAQSYNARQAYLPAIEQAEIAKRYARDNYYLLAEIDAKQREYKRKADAEREFAKFGN
- the pepN gene encoding aminopeptidase N; protein product: MRDAQAPITFYRKDYTAPNYKISRTDLTFTLNPSRTKVASRLEFEVWDHSNPDNLPLELDGEDLELDQVLLNGEKLDATCYTQSHTGLTIHNPGREGVLEITVYIQPDQNTRLEGLYVSNGNFFTQCEAQGFRRITYFSDRPDVLSQFTVTLIANEATHPVSLSNGNLIEEKKLGEGLHMTRWEDPFPKPAYLFALVAGRFVCQEETVKKGDGKPALLQVWVEPGNLDKTDFAMQSLKKSIDWDRERFGLELDLDRFMIVATADFNMGAMENKGLNIFNTKFVFANPELATDVDFENVESVVGHEYFHNWTGNRVTCRDWFQLSLKEGLTVFRDQEFSADMMAEGLDEVQADSARAVKRIEDVKVLRAAQFPEDAGPMAHPIRPDSYQEINNFYTVTVYEKGAEVIRMQHTLLGEQLFQRGMQIYFERHDGQAVTCEDFVGAMETALQEAHPELDLKQFRHWYSQAGTPEVSASWTQTNGQLVLTLKQNCRPTPGQAIKPAFHIPVKLGFVEKASGRDVPLQLESNTNALHGDVLDFTESTQTFVFTGLDKPVVPSLLRSFSAPVILQSAHTTDDLIFLAGHDNDPFNRWDACQKIYGKAILDIYLQRGLTDGANTQAAVQIVENLLKDKQLSDGFLALALQLPSEGTLLEAFDGLVDPVAMHFARTTLRDLLACTFGADFKAIYDARNLTGQPYSYNAVAASQRALKNVALAYLVAAGADEELNVAKAQYAASNNMTDRMAALSNIVHNGPGNPPELAEFFERFNNEALAVDKWFMLQATVPASNENVNTLQTVRELLKHPSFTLKNPNRARSLLAAFAMQNPSVFHSHSGDGYALWADLVIELNTINPQVAARMARGLDRWTKLVPALQEKAHKQLERVLDTDKLSPDVREVIGKALDAATH
- a CDS encoding class 1 fructose-bisphosphatase; the encoded protein is MSMNLAQYLEHHADAHMGVLISAIADVSQSISAAVHKGALGGVLGSAGSENVQGETQKKLDIIANDMILDALAATGVVAGMASEELDDCSPVPGHSDRPFLVLFDPLDGSSNIDVNVSIGTIFSVLPNPDVGEITNESFLQPGTEQLAAGYVVYGPQTSLVLTFGRGVVAFTLDREAGQYIQTSESMDVPEDTKEFAINMSNQRHWYKPVQRYIAELLEGKTGVRGKDFNMRWIASMVADVHRVLTRGGIFMYPKDLRDPNKPGKLRLMYEANPMSMLVEQAGGKSFDATQRILDIQPTDLHQRCAVMLGSANEVQRVSDYHKD